TTACCGGTAGCGCCCTCAGATAGAAGACGGGCATTACCAAGGGCAATAGCCACAGGAGCCGTACTGTCAATAAGCTGACCGGTGCTATCAAATCCAACGGCTGCCGCTCTCGCCTGGGCATCATCAAGAAATGGACTGCTACTTAAATTAAGCGCAGCCTGCTGACAGGCCGATAGCAGAACCTGTTTGAGATAAAAGAAACGACCAAAATAGAGAATGGTCAACATAATCAATAAGAAAAAAGGCAAACTGAACGCAAATTCCACCATGGACTGACCATGGTGGTTGCGCACAATATGCTTAGATCGGTTACCAGATTTACGTGACACCAGTTGTTCCTCTAAAAGAGGAGGGATTGGCAGAGCAATCCCTCTCAACTTTGATTAGTCAACAATCCAGGGCTGAGCATCGGCACCAGTGTTCTTGATGGTGCGGCCTGGCTCAGAAGATTTGGTGCCGCCATAGTTAGTAGCTTGCTCTACTTTCCAGACCATGTCACCAGCGATGTGGCCAAGTGAACCCAAAGCGACTACGCAAAGTGCGGCGACGCAGCCGATACCAAGAGCGTACTCAACCATACTCTGTCCGCGTTTTCCACGTTTCATCATTTGCTCCTTTATTACCTTAGTTGCCAAAAAACTTCTGCACTGATTTGCATCTCACTTGCAAACAGTTGAGAATTATTCTCAATTAGCTGTCGAAAGAAAGGTTAGCATTCGAGAATAGTCGCGTCAATTAGCTAAGCCCGAACAATATAAAGAGAGAAACATCTTTGCTTAGCCCAGAGCCAGGAAAGGGCGCAAATCTAGCCTTACGGACAACGAGGGGGTGGGGAGAAATCATCCAAACGGATGAGATCCATTCTTAATAAGAATGAGTTAATAGAGCCAAGGCATGACAACACTATTGCTTTCAAAGGCAATAGCTAGAAGAGTGGCACTACCAACGGTGCGCCCGTGGCTATTCGGGAATGGTATCGTCCAGAAGTACATTGCAAATTTTGATACCCCGTCCCTGCAAAAAATCCAGGACATCGGTACCACGAGGACCTAATGACCAGAGCGGCAGCTCAATAGTCTTATAGGGCGCATGAATCAACAAAGTAGAAGTATCTGGATACCATTCGCTGTATGACACATCTTCCAAAAGAAGCATAGATACAGTCTCACTCTTGCGTACCAGGTCACTGACGTTTAAGACCACCTCAGTAGCTGTGACTTCGATGCGATACTGCTTTTGTGTATCGCAATAGAGACTGTAAGACATTAAAGACAAAAATATGCCAAAGGCAAATGTGGATGCACCTATCAAGATAGACCAGGCCGGATTATAGCTGTAGGTAAAAATGGCCAGGCTGAGCCATAGGCCCTGACAGACCCAACCCAGCGCCACCGCCGCACAAAGAGGCATAAGTCCAGCTCTTTTTTTGCAAGAGCCAGATGCTACCGTTATGCCGGAGATGTCGACAATTGAGGGCATGACTATCCTCAAACCTACTATTGTTTACATGCCCGCTTTAACCTAAAACTATTGCTATGCACCAAAGAGCAAAAGAATTATCAAAAAAGTAGAACTATTCCAGAGAGCATGAGCGATTATGCAAGGCACAATCGAGCGCTGCCTCTCCAGGGTAAAGGCAAAGACAAAGCCCAGCACAAATAATTGCAAAAAGGCACCACCGTCCAGGTGGACTCCAGCAAAGAGAGCGGCAGAGAGAATCATCGAAATAAGCGCGCCAAAATGGCGGCGCAAATAACTATATAGAAATCCTCTAAAAAGTATCTCTTCACAAAGTCCAGGCAAAACACCAACAGCCAGCACAAACAAAAAGCCGGTAAGTAAATCAGCATGGTGCGCCGAATTCATGATTACAGACAAAATGGGATTGGATGAGCCTTCGGTATTGCCAAAAAGCTTGGATATCTGAGAGAGCAATACCAGAGGTACACAGGCAAACCAGGTCAAAACACCGGTAAGCACCAGACCAAATGGACCCTTGTTGGGAGTACGAAAAAAAAGTTTGACCCCATTAACAAAGCGCACCTTGTTTGGCTTGAGAGCCAAAAGCCAGACAAAAATCAAAGCTGGACCATTGGTCAATAGATAAAGGGTCATAGTAACAAGCGGCACAATAACCGGCTGCGGGTTTTTAAGCGGCTGCATACTGGCTGCCATGATTTGTCCAATCACACCTTCCAAAACCAGCCAGCCCACAAATACGCCATATACCGTGAGCGCACCATAGTCGACAGGAGAGCGCACCTGCACCAGCTCTTGATCAGTCGAGGGATGACGTGGCAAAAAGAAAAGCTGACAGAGCACAACGATTACGCCCACGAGGAGCGCGCCACAACCGGCCAAAGCTACGACAATTAGATTGAGCAAAAACTTCTGACAGCTCTCGTCATAAGCCTTTTGCGCCTGGCTAGCCAGCTTTTTAGCGCCAGCCACCCTGTATACCTCTAGCTCAGCCACTTCTTTAAACCAGCCAGGTTTGAGCACGTCTTTTATGTAGGCGATAGTACTGTCCAGCTCAGCATCCGGAATGCGCTTATATTGATAGACGTTTTCGATAATACGCGCGCCTTGCGGCCCACGTTTATCTGCATTTTCTTGCATGGCCTTAACAGGCTTACTAAAGCTCTGACCAAGTTCGCCTGAAAGTATTGCATTCTCAAATTGGAGCGGCAGGCTGTCTGGAGCCTTTTCCACAGCCTTATTCATCGATTTGACAGCCGCTACTTTGAGTTTGTCAGACTGCCCATCAGGTGACTTCATCAGCTTATTGTTGCTGTCACCAAGCCCCTTAAAAGCACCTTCCATGCGCATCGAAAACTCTACCTGACTCAAATCCATAACAGCCTGAGCCGGACCGGCCTGGACTCGCTTACTGGATGTAGCGGTGAGCATTAAAATGACAAAAATTGTGCCGGACGCTAGAAGCGACCAGTGGGCAAGCTTTTTGATTTTGGCATCACGCACAAAAAACACAGTCAAAGCTGTACAGAGGATTATCCCCTCCAGAACTATGTTTAAGTCGTGAGTATTCAAAGCTTGTAGGACCCTAAGTACGCCATGGTAAACCTAGAGCATAGCAAAAACAGCGCTGAATTGTCGGCTATTCGCCGCCGCCGCCGCCAGAGTCTCCGGCACTAATAAAGGCGCCACCGTACTCGCCGAGCTGGCCAAAGCCACTAAACTCGCCATAGTCGCCAAAGCTATCTAGACCGCCAAACTCTGTACCGGTATCGTGCAAAAAGTCCTTGTCGTTGCCAGGAAAGAGCGACGGGTCACCCTGCGGTACCTGGTCAGCATAATATCCCCAGGGAAAACCTTTGATCAACCGACGACGCATCAAAAAGCGCGGCAACGTGATAAAGCCTAAGCCCGCCATCACAACGAGGACAAATATCCCTTCAAACAGGCAGATGTTCCAGAAATTCATGGCAGTCCCTGCTGGCCAGATCTACACTTTAGATCCTACGCATATAATCGGGCGCAAACAAGCGGACGTCAACCATTTAAGGGGGAGAAATACTATATTTCGGAACTTAAAGGTCGTTTTCGCTCAAAATTGCAATCTTTTGAGTGCCAACGTTGCTAACTTGCATCCGTGGACCCTGATTTTTTTTGAAGTTGTCGATATAACGACGCAATGCCTCGCGTATCAGATCTGAGCGGGTGCGGTGCTCGACACCCGAGACAAAATCAATCTGCTCCAACAGACCTGGAGGCAGAGCAACTAGTACTTTCTTTGGCATGCGCTTTCCTTATATAAAAATTGCAAAAAAGTATCAACCAAAATTTACGAAATCAGCCAATTTACATTAAGGCTGAGCCAGGTAAACTAGACACGTCAGAAGAGAACGGACGCAAGCACTCCGTTTTTTTACTGGCGTATCCGCCGATTTCCATATTTAAATCTACACTCTAGGACAAGCTTTTTAAAGGGCCACAACGCCCATAAGCAGTGCAAAACAAACAAACTAATCTAAAAACTTATTTGCACCACTGCAAATGCAATCCTGTACCATCGACTCAAATCCGCTACACATGCCAGTTTTACCAGAGCGCAAGGGGCAAAAAACAAATAGCTAGATTTTGTTGATACCACAAAATATTTAAGCAACAAGCAAAAAAAACTCAGCTGATGCCGCCACTTTAGAGAACACACCTACCACAAATATATGTCCAACAATAATCCAAATGACCTACACTCCTCCTCTCGGCGCTTGACGAGCAACGTCAAAGCGGGAGGCTGTGCGGCCAAAATGAGTGCGGCCGAGTTAAAACAAATATTGCGCGGCATTGCAAAACCCAAAGATCCTCTTTTGCTAACTGGCATCGAAAATTTTGAAGATGCTGCCGTATATAAACTGAGAGATGATCTGGCTATAGTGGAGACTGTGGATTTTTTTCCACCGCTAGTAGACGATCCATTTTTATTTGGACAAATCGCCGCCAACAATGCCCTCTCGGATATATATGCAATGGGCGCGCAACCAATCCTGGCCCTTGCTTTGTTAGCTTTTCCCAGTTGTGATTTTCCGCTTGAGACAGCTAGCGAGATACTTAAAGGTGGAGTCGATCAAGTCACTAAAGCTGGTGCCATAGTGGCAGGCGGACACAGCATCCAGGGTCAAGAAATTTTGTACGGTTTGACTGTCACTGGTGTTGTGCATCCAGACAAAATACTCACCAATAGTGGTGCCAGGCCTGGTGACGCATTGATTATGACCAGAGCACTGGGCACTGGCGTAAGCCTTTTGGCCCTCAAAGCAGGACTATTATCACAAGAGCTACAAGCGAGGCTCTTCAGCAACCTGACCACTCTCAATGGTGAGGCCATAAAAGCAGTCTCAACAATAGATATACACGCCTGCACTGATATTACAGGCTTCGGACTGATTGGGCATATCCAGGAGATGTCCAAAGCATCCAAGCTGTCCGGCAGATTGGATATATCAGGACTGCGCTTTTTACCTCAGGTACTGGAATTTGCTAGACAGGGGCTGGTACCTGCTGGTGCCTATGGCAATCGCAAATCATTTGAGGCAAACGTATCCTATATAAGGGATTTCCCGCTGGAATTTACCGATTTACTATATGACCCGCAGACAGCTGGCGGTCTATTGTTTGCCCTGGCACCACATGACGTGGCACCATGCCTGGAGGCACTTAACCGGGCATCTATCGAGGCCACCGTAATAGGACAGTTTTTAGAAGGTATCCCAGGTCATATCGATGTAATGAATAGCCAGTAGGACTAAACCAAAAATGAAAAAAGAACTCGACTTGCGGGGATTGACTTGCCCAGAGCCAGTCCTTAGAACAAAAAAAGTTATTGACGATCAAACAATACAAACAGTCGAAGTAATTGTAGATAGTGAAGTCAATGTAGAGAATCTAGCCAGACTGGCCCGCTCGCAAAGCTTTGGCTTTAGCAAAGAGAGCACAGGCGATCATTTTAAAGTCAAACTCGTCAGGGACTCATCGCCTCAAGCACAAGCACAAGTGCAAGCAGAAAAAGTGGCAGAGACCGCCAGTGGTGGCACGATTATCTTTATCACAAGAGATACTTTTGGTCAGGGTGCCAGCCCATCGGATCATGATTTTAGTCTCAATCTGATGAATGTCTTTTTGCAGACTGCACTAAAATCAGGTCACAAAATAAGAGCCGTGCTGCTCGCCAATAGCGGCGTTAAATTGATGGACCCACAGGGTGCACATCATCAAGTCTTGCAAGAAATCAGACAAACTAACGTAGAGGTCCTGGCTTGTGGACTCTGTCTAGATTACTATGGCTTAAAAGACAAAGTGGCAGTCGAGCAAGTGACTAATATGTTTGCTATTTGCGAATATCTATTTGCCGCAGAAAAAATACTGAGCCCTTAACTGATGGCTAATCCTGCGAAAAGTCGTTTTGGAAGACTTTGAACAACACAGCGATGACCACGATGCCCAGGGTTACCAGTCCAACCAGGACTAACACCAGTGTCTCGTGGACAAAACCAAATAAATTGCCAATAGTTTCCATGGATACCCCTGCTATAAGGGTCACTTTAACATAAGCAATAAAGTCTGACTGTTGTCTGGACTACTTAGTCTTGAGCGCTATCAGGTCTTCCACTTCCTGGCAGGTGGGCAGTCCAGCTGATGCACTGACGGTGCGAGTGGCCAGAGCCCCAGTGGCATTGGCAAAAAGCGCTACCCGGTCAAAGTCCAGGTCAAGTATGTCCTGGGGTCTAATAGTCTCTTCCATGGCCTTATCGGCCTCAGCCTGCATACTGGCAGGAAATCTCACTGTATGGCGGGCTGGTCCTTCTGGTAAAGCTTGCAGCTTTTTGAGATTGAGCGATAGTTGATAAAGCACCGCAGCCACATAAGCATCACCAGCCCCCACACCAG
Above is a window of Candidatus Obscuribacter sp. DNA encoding:
- a CDS encoding pilus assembly protein, which translates into the protein MSRKSGNRSKHIVRNHHGQSMVEFAFSLPFFLLIMLTILYFGRFFYLKQVLLSACQQAALNLSSSPFLDDAQARAAAVGFDSTGQLIDSTAPVAIALGNARLLSEGATGNLPPGSSVKVLPFDAGSGDATMPTGTVAVKIDYPFTFIGNPFDSGSKGEFGTSVGVYTGEGGDSIQFRDQLVSEIAVANRQVSR
- a CDS encoding CPBP family intramembrane metalloprotease, encoding MNTHDLNIVLEGIILCTALTVFFVRDAKIKKLAHWSLLASGTIFVILMLTATSSKRVQAGPAQAVMDLSQVEFSMRMEGAFKGLGDSNNKLMKSPDGQSDKLKVAAVKSMNKAVEKAPDSLPLQFENAILSGELGQSFSKPVKAMQENADKRGPQGARIIENVYQYKRIPDAELDSTIAYIKDVLKPGWFKEVAELEVYRVAGAKKLASQAQKAYDESCQKFLLNLIVVALAGCGALLVGVIVVLCQLFFLPRHPSTDQELVQVRSPVDYGALTVYGVFVGWLVLEGVIGQIMAASMQPLKNPQPVIVPLVTMTLYLLTNGPALIFVWLLALKPNKVRFVNGVKLFFRTPNKGPFGLVLTGVLTWFACVPLVLLSQISKLFGNTEGSSNPILSVIMNSAHHADLLTGFLFVLAVGVLPGLCEEILFRGFLYSYLRRHFGALISMILSAALFAGVHLDGGAFLQLFVLGFVFAFTLERQRSIVPCIIAHALWNSSTFLIILLLFGA
- a CDS encoding ribbon-helix-helix protein, CopG family, which translates into the protein MPKKVLVALPPGLLEQIDFVSGVEHRTRSDLIREALRRYIDNFKKNQGPRMQVSNVGTQKIAILSENDL
- the selD gene encoding selenide, water dikinase SelD, with the translated sequence MSNNNPNDLHSSSRRLTSNVKAGGCAAKMSAAELKQILRGIAKPKDPLLLTGIENFEDAAVYKLRDDLAIVETVDFFPPLVDDPFLFGQIAANNALSDIYAMGAQPILALALLAFPSCDFPLETASEILKGGVDQVTKAGAIVAGGHSIQGQEILYGLTVTGVVHPDKILTNSGARPGDALIMTRALGTGVSLLALKAGLLSQELQARLFSNLTTLNGEAIKAVSTIDIHACTDITGFGLIGHIQEMSKASKLSGRLDISGLRFLPQVLEFARQGLVPAGAYGNRKSFEANVSYIRDFPLEFTDLLYDPQTAGGLLFALAPHDVAPCLEALNRASIEATVIGQFLEGIPGHIDVMNSQ
- the yedF gene encoding sulfurtransferase-like selenium metabolism protein YedF; amino-acid sequence: MKKELDLRGLTCPEPVLRTKKVIDDQTIQTVEVIVDSEVNVENLARLARSQSFGFSKESTGDHFKVKLVRDSSPQAQAQVQAEKVAETASGGTIIFITRDTFGQGASPSDHDFSLNLMNVFLQTALKSGHKIRAVLLANSGVKLMDPQGAHHQVLQEIRQTNVEVLACGLCLDYYGLKDKVAVEQVTNMFAICEYLFAAEKILSP